A single Thunnus thynnus chromosome 6, fThuThy2.1, whole genome shotgun sequence DNA region contains:
- the tasorb gene encoding protein TASOR isoform X2, which produces MALNPNAVGKKDSECTDTGDLQPEGGEPHKKSAATSATANQNGDQPGCGDSVMPEQKAPERQRSVQADARSFSSSPLPGQKPTEELPRRNFQIPRKTRERRGLYQFLPPDSREFEDLVKIVSSFYLDSSSRGTFSYCKARLIHNELLEKEFIEKRREMKQEGRTEQELTESYCFLYPDKSKLQWICEKGLSVGHSRITTLGNPSVGVYLSKYSDLLQINPFEVGSFGDMIVFKVMRGRIKHIHENTPKNAIEPTPKFDCHLSKSANRVTSLLSYRAFELTQQYFFEFAFDEIKARPRHVCPYAVVSFQYKGKEAAATPMTAHRFNTISPEGSRGKSCYTVWSGPLVNKGQELFPISLRSSSRPYLPFKLPEKLEVDRGMQLDQVKRKIPSVLFCWDTYSASREVMKCGMSCSLFEVVDGKGKPTSGSLAALINKLERDRMVLVKSLFDRGFLFLLSSAQMVESKERRGRTEKNLQALFIFQESRVVVKYSSRLFEPEPLTAEPQPATLSSMEPFIPALHYALFKLRPNPGKDLSSGVERQATDYLTRMDSGTVRPFILPDYKYNVDDRTNPLPVPRPKFNMDAVLRSYVHNPANYILPLNKAKDIIERIRNPVPIPVPIPTPAPAPVEYSPVSDWGGSDRGSDRSEKPQERLPQERPPSERPAQEKPPSDSSRRRPGLAHSNGAQIQHKPHIEPQPQPQRLRLSQNEYDKDKMKQLLKLIQLHKKALVKDPGKERGEDGAWDSNSLKRKFEGDERGGVNKHQRTDPLSNGEPSRGAQADEIGDEGGQSDNLTAVMESMGIYDTDLRACGNTHSSAVNETQRLLKILLATLNKAVAQGSMPAQSNHGEPSTGPGAGEPAFSDPDLRKQNEPASQTNYMEEDMDCSPGSPFSAGSPPDQAHTSDNPTWVIPTNEDKAQPLPEQKPQPEPEPEAVTAADSHPEPKTPTIVEVKKATAPPTLPVVEEVPFRPSISLDTILNQEIHSLTSDIKNIMQTNRICYTSQLPPRLPPRHCWLPNSCFSDFVVPYVSPVPVQADVKALCEKMDKLIPAPPAPSKVTSPPPPVTTSNLTTPSPTPIQNPKTKVEPSLSKSSNSSQSGKLGTVKEAASTKTKTEAASAELGGEMYSPSQVTADSPENNSQNPGTASGAGTGLLAGSLIGQLKPEVFSSLVEIFKDVTKNTVKFYIYSADEGEESTVCKEIKEYLKSLGNSECSPQTFLENSGSLDKLLIIIQNEDIAAHVHKIPALVSLKKLPSVSFAGVDTLDDVKNHTYNELFVSGGFMVSDEFVLNPDLITQDRLQGLLKFLEEQSTPEHPWQWKVHCKSQKKLKELGRLNTNAMGLLNLLTAYQKKHLVEFLPYHECDTQSRQAPDLDCLIKLQAQHTQQRHLIFLTERPFEMFLQYSRNGIVIASIDDIMSGFHSLIGSINQNELPTPPSTVNDECVGEEDMSLDSDDGEPPTISDTSEQNPDVEKEKPPQPPPPEMEEFRPPLPDQQATPERTPTLSDYSALKTAISQFKASNQIGMGPSDIGSLSPGGFPVNPHQSFLCPSASWSSYTGSSSYAASPAYPASPCSSTQEQEYRPTASATVPTPPLKATAGPLANLASLPLEVKPPPPPHLMMLGHTYGSDTGGAGAAGSSPLTTPLPYTDHSDTVQPGYMAGIPKNASGTPTQHTDRTLSGPGEGVWGSTGTSTCKTANSQGMVPSGSLDPSGLPKSGETLRGSTPGSQGGRTQVNCADNLGASVGIPTVATRGGSVVRPKLPPHPMCGMGYGSIGGIPGQMDHGPMRGAMGPGSSGSYRGRGVPPIGLWPRPGRGHERGDRTGGGPCSWGYPAGRGGSQDYYSDYTYTHNYAPE; this is translated from the exons ATGGCCCTGAACCCCAACGCGGTGGGGAAAAAGGACTCAGAATGTACCGACACGGGCGATCTGCAACCGGAGGGAGGCGAACCCCACAAGAAGTCAGCCGCCACCTCGGCCACAGCCAACCAAAATGGCGATCAGCCTGGATGTGGAGACAGTGTAATGCCCGAACAAAAAGCCCCTGAGCGGCAGAGGAGCGTGCAGGCGGACGCCCGGAGCTTTAGCAGCTCTCCCTTGCCAGGCCAGAAACCGACGGAGGAGCTGCCACGGAGAAATTTCCAAATCCCGAGGAAGACTAGAGAGCGGAGAG GCTTGTACCAGTTTCTGCCCCCTGACAGCCGGGAGTTTGAGGACCTTGTGAAGATTGTCTCCTCATTTTACTTAGACTCATCATCACGAGGAACCTTCTCCTACTGCAAGGCCAGGCTCATTCACAATGAGCTGCTGGAGAAAGAG TTCATCGAGAAGCGGAGAGAGATGAAGCAGGAGGGGCGGACCGAACAAGAACTGACTGAGTCGTACTGCTTCCTTTATCCCGACAAATCCAAG CTTCAGTGGATCTGTGAGAAGGGTTTGTCGGTCGGGCACTCCAGGATAACTACACTAGGAAATCCATCAGTGG GTGTTTATCTCTCGAAATATTCCGATTTGTTACAAATCAATCCATTTGAAGTGGGCTCATTTGGAGACATGATCGTTTTTAAAGTTATGAGG GGCCGAATAAAGCACATCCATGAGAACACGCCTAAGAACGCTATAGAACCTACACCCAAGTTTGACTGTCATTTGTCGAAAAGTGCCAATAGGGTTACGTCTTTGCTGTCTTACAGGGCTTTTGAGCTCACGCAg CAATATTTTTTCGAGTTTGCATTCGATGAGATCAAGGCACGGCCCAGGCACGTGTGCCCCTACGCTGTGGTTTCCTTTCAGTACAAAGGCAAGGAGGCTGCAGCGACTCCAATGACTGCACACAG GTTTAACACTATTTCCCCtgaaggaagtagag GGAAAAGCTGCTACACCGTGTGGAGTGGTCCACTGGTGAACAAGGGCCAGGAGTTATTCCCAATCAGTTTACGATCCTCCTCGCGCCCATATCTACCTTTCAAACT GCCTGAGAAGCTGGAGGTGGATCGGGGTATGCAGCTCGACCAGGTGAAGCGAAAGATTCCCTCTGTGCTTTTTTGTTGGGACACCTACAGCGCATCACGGGAAG TAATGAAGTGTGGGATGTCCTGCAGCCTGTTTGAGGTGGTGGATGGAAAAGGCAAACCGACCAGCGGCAGCTTGGCAGCACTGATCAACAAACTGGAGAGGGACAGGATG GTGCTGGTGAAGTCCTTGTTTGACAGGGGTTTTCTCTTCCTGCTGTCCTCGGCTCAGATGGTTGAGTCCAAAG aGCGGCGGGGGCGGACTGAGAAGAACCTGCAAGCATTATTCATCTTTCAGGAGTCAAGGGTGGTTGTCAAGTATT CATCCAGACTATTCGAGCCTGAGCCGTTGACGGCGGAGCCACAGCCTGCTACCCTGTCTTCCATGGAGCCCTTCATCCCTGCTCTGCACTACGCTCTTTTCAAGTTGCGCCCCAACCCAGGCAAGGACTTGAGCTCTGGGGTGGAGCGACAGGCCACTGATTACTTAACTCGCATGGATTCAGGAACGGTTCGACCATTCATCCTGCCTGACTACAAATATAATGTGGACGATCGGACCAACCCGCTCCCGGTGCCCAGACCCAAATTTAACATGGATGCTGTGCTACGTTCTTATGTTCACAACCCTGCCAACTATATTTTACCTTTGAACAAGGCGAAGGACATCATTGAAAGAATACGGAACCCAGTACCCATCCCCGTTCCCATCCCCACACCTGCCCCGGCCCCAGTGGAATACAGCCCTGTTTCTGACTGGGGCGGCTCAGACAGGGGCTCAGACAGGTCAGAGAAACCCCAAGAAAGGCTACCCCAGGAGAGGCCACCTTCAGAAAGGCCAGCCCAGGAGAAGCCGCCTTCAGACAGCAGCAGACGGAGGCCGGGGTTGGCCCATTCAAACGGGGCCCAGATACAGCACAAACCACACATTGAGCCCCAGCctcagccccagaggttgcggCTTTCCCAGAATGAGTACGATAAAGACAAGATGAAACAGTTGCTCAAGCTGATTCAACTTCATAAAAAAGCACTAGTGAAGGATCCTGGGAAGGAAAGGGGCGAGGACGGGGCGTGGGACTCCAACAGTCTGAAGAGGAAATTTGAGGGAGATGAGAGGGGAGGCGTGAACAAACACCAACGCACAGATCCGCTGAGCAACGGGGAGCCCAGTAGAG GAGCACAAGCAGATGAGATTGGAGATGAGGGCGGACAGAGTGACAatctgacagcagtgatggAAAGCATGGGCATCTATGACACTGACCTGAGGGCCTGTGGCAACACCCATTCCTCAGCAGTCAACGAGACCCAGCGCCTTCTCAAGATCCTGTTGGCCACTCTAAACAAAGCCGTAGCTCAGGGTTCAATGCCTGCGCAGTCAAACCACGGTGAACCCTCGACGGGTCCAGGGGCAGGGGAACCTGCTTTCTCTGACCCAGATCTTAGGAAACAAAATGAGCCAGCATCACAAACAAACTACATGGAG GAGGACATGGACTGTAGCCCTGGAAGTCCATTCAGCGCAGGATCCCCACCAGACCAAGCTCACACCTCAGACAACCCGACCTGGGTTATCCCCACCAATGAAG ACAAAGCACAGCCTCTTCCTGAGCAGAAGCCCCAGCCTGAGCCAGAGCCAGAGGCTGTGACAGCGGCAGACAGCCACCCAGAGCCGAAGACGCCTACAATCGTGGAAGTTAAAAAGGCGACTGCACCACCTACGTTACCAGTGGTGGAGGAGGTTCCTTTCAGGCCCTCCATCAGCCTGGACACCATACTCAACCAGGAAATTCACAGCCTCACAtctgacattaaaaacatcatgcaGACAAACCGCATCTGCTATACCTCGCAGCTACCCCCGCGGTTGCCCCCCCGCCACTGCTGGCTGCCCAACAGTTGCTTCTCAGACTTTGTTGTACCCTACGTGTCCCCTGTCCCCGTTCAAGCGGATGTTAAAGCACTGTGTGAGAAGATGGACAAGTTGATCCCAGCCCCACCTGCTCCCTCCAAGGTCACTTCTCCACCTCCCCCAGTGACAACATCTAATCTTACAACACCATCCCCCACCCCCATCCAGAATCCAAAAACTAAAGTCGAGCCCTCCCTGTCAAAGAGCAGCAACTCCTCTCAGAGTGGCAAACTAGGCACTGTCAAAGAAGCGGCATCCACTAAGACTAAAACAGAAGCCGCGTCAGCAGAGTTGGGGGGAGAGATGTATTCTCCCTCTCAAGTCACAGCAGACTCTCCAGAGAACAACTCCCAAAACCCAGGCACTGCTTCTGGCGCTGGGACTGGATTGCTGGCTGGCAGCCTCATTGGTCAGCTGAAGCCTGAGGTTTTCAGCAGCCTTGTGGAGATCTTTAAGGACGTCACAAAGAATACGGTGAAATTCTACATCTACTCTGCGGACGAGGGGGAGGAGAGCACTGTCTGCAAAGAGATTAAG GAGTACTTGAAGAGTCTTGGCAACAGTGAGTGCAGCCCACAGACATTTCTAGAAAACAGTGGGAGTTTAGATaagctcctcatcatcattcAGAACGAGGACATCGCTGCGCACGTGCACAAG ATCCCGGCACTGGTGTCTTTGAAGAAACTGCCTTCAGTGAGCTTCGCTGGAGTCGACACTCTGGACGATGTCAAGAACCACACTTATAATGAGCTGTTTGTGTCCGGAGGCTTCATGGTGTCTGATGAGTTTGTCCTTAACCCTGACCTTATCACACAGG ATCGTTTGCAGGGGTTGCTGAAGTTCTTGGAGGAGCAGAGCACCCCTGAACACCCCTGGCAGTGGAAGGTGCACTGCAAGTCCCAGAAGAAGCTTAAAGAACTGGGGAG GTTAAACACCAACGCCATGGGCCTGCTAAACCTTCTCACAGCCTATCAGAAGAAGCACCTCGTAGAGTTCCTCCCTTATCACGAGTGTGACACCCAGTCACGTCAGGCTCCAGATCTGGACTGCCTGATCAAGCTCCAAGCTCAGCACACGCAGCAGCGGCACCTTATCTTCCTCACAG agAGGCCGTTTGAGATGTTCCTACAGTACTCCAGAAATGGAATAGTGATAGCGAGCATTGATGACATTATGAGCGGTTTTCACAGCCTGATTGGCTCCATCAATCAAAATGAGCTTCCAACGCCGCCCTCTACTG TGAATGATGAGTGTGTGGGAGAGGAGGACATGTCATTAGACTCTGATGATGGTGAGCCACCCACCATATCAGATACCTCAGAACAGAATCCGGATGTTGAGAAGGAAAAGCCTCCACAGCCGCCCCCACCGGAGATGGAGGAGTTTCGTCCTCCGCTCCCAGACCAGCAGGCCACCCCTGAGAGAACTCCAACGCTGTCTGACTATAGTGCTCTTAAAACGGCCATCTCTCAGTTCAAAGCCTCCAACCAGATAGGGATGGGCCCTTCAGACATTGGCAGCTTGTCACCAGGAGGTTTTCCTGTGAATCCCCACCAGAGCTTCCTGTGTCCTTCAGCCTCGTGGTCATCCTACACCGGTTCTTCTAGCTATGCGGCCTCTCCGGCCTATCCCGCCTCGCCCTGCAGCAGCACTCAGGAGCAGGAGTATCGCCCCACAGCTTCTGCCACAGTCCCTACGCCCCCTCTCAAGGCCACAGCAGGACCTCTAGCCAACTTGGCTTCCCTCCCTTTGGAGGTCAAACCTCCCCCTCCACCTCACCTCATGATGCTGGGTCACACATACGGTTCAGATACTGGAGGAGCTGGGGCTGCTGGGTCGTCTCCGCTCACCACCCCCCTCCCCTACACAGACCACAGTGACACAGTCCAGCCAGGTTACATGGCTGGCATTCCTAAAAATGCTAGCGGGACCCCCACGCAACATACTGATAGAACACTCAGTGGACCTGGGGAGGGTGTGTGGGGGTCAACAGGGACCAGCACTTGTAAGACTGCCAACAGCCAGGGCATGGTCCCCTCTGGCTCATTAGACCCCAGTGGGCTCCCTAAGAGTGGGGAAACCCTAAGAGGCAGCACCCCTGGTAGTCAGGGGGGCAGGACTCAGGTGAACTGCGCTGACAACCTCGGAGCTTCTGTGGGTATTCCCACAGTGGCCACCAGGGGGGGCTCGGTAGTCAGACCTAAGCTGCCTCCACATCCAATGTGTGGTATGGGTTATGGCAGTATAGGTGGCATACCTGGACAGATGGATCATGGGCCTATGCGGGGTGCTATGGGTCCTGGTTCTTCAGGGAGTTACCGAGGGAGAGGAGTCCCACCAATAGGACTTTGGCCTCGGCCAGGACGAGGACATGAACGGGGGGACAGGACTGGAGGTGGACCCTGCTCTTGGGGTTACCCAGCAGGCAGGGGTGGGTCACAGGATTACTACTCGGActacacatacactcacaattATGCCCCTGAATAG
- the tasorb gene encoding protein TASOR isoform X1 → MALNPNAVGKKDSECTDTGDLQPEGGEPHKKSAATSATANQNGDQPGCGDSVMPEQKAPERQRSVQADARSFSSSPLPGQKPTEELPRRNFQIPRKTRERRGLYQFLPPDSREFEDLVKIVSSFYLDSSSRGTFSYCKARLIHNELLEKEFIEKRREMKQEGRTEQELTESYCFLYPDKSKLQWICEKGLSVGHSRITTLGNPSVGVYLSKYSDLLQINPFEVGSFGDMIVFKVMRGRIKHIHENTPKNAIEPTPKFDCHLSKSANRVTSLLSYRAFELTQQYFFEFAFDEIKARPRHVCPYAVVSFQYKGKEAAATPMTAHRFNTISPEGSRGKSCYTVWSGPLVNKGQELFPISLRSSSRPYLPFKLPEKLEVDRGMQLDQVKRKIPSVLFCWDTYSASREVMKCGMSCSLFEVVDGKGKPTSGSLAALINKLERDRMVLVKSLFDRGFLFLLSSAQMVESKERRGRTEKNLQALFIFQESRVVVKYSSRLFEPEPLTAEPQPATLSSMEPFIPALHYALFKLRPNPGKDLSSGVERQATDYLTRMDSGTVRPFILPDYKYNVDDRTNPLPVPRPKFNMDAVLRSYVHNPANYILPLNKAKDIIERIRNPVPIPVPIPTPAPAPVEYSPVSDWGGSDRGSDRSEKPQERLPQERPPSERPAQEKPPSDSSRRRPGLAHSNGAQIQHKPHIEPQPQPQRLRLSQNEYDKDKMKQLLKLIQLHKKALVKDPGKERGEDGAWDSNSLKRKFEGDERGGVNKHQRTDPLSNGEPSRGAQADEIGDEGGQSDNLTAVMESMGIYDTDLRACGNTHSSAVNETQRLLKILLATLNKAVAQGSMPAQSNHGEPSTGPGAGEPAFSDPDLRKQNEPASQTNYMEEDMDCSPGSPFSAGSPPDQAHTSDNPTWVIPTNEDKAQPLPEQKPQPEPEPEAVTAADSHPEPKTPTIVEVKKATAPPTLPVVEEVPFRPSISLDTILNQEIHSLTSDIKNIMQTNRICYTSQLPPRLPPRHCWLPNSCFSDFVVPYVSPVPVQADVKALCEKMDKLIPAPPAPSKVTSPPPPVTTSNLTTPSPTPIQNPKTKVEPSLSKSSNSSQSGKLGTVKEAASTKTKTEAASAELGGEMYSPSQVTADSPENNSQNPGTASGAGTGLLAGSLIGQLKPEVFSSLVEIFKDVTKNTVKFYIYSADEGEESTVCKEIKEYLKSLGNSECSPQTFLENSGSLDKLLIIIQNEDIAAHVHKIPALVSLKKLPSVSFAGVDTLDDVKNHTYNELFVSGGFMVSDEFVLNPDLITQDRLQGLLKFLEEQSTPEHPWQWKVHCKSQKKLKELGRLNTNAMGLLNLLTAYQKKHLVEFLPYHECDTQSRQAPDLDCLIKLQAQHTQQRHLIFLTERPFEMFLQYSRNGIVIASIDDIMSGFHSLIGSINQNELPTPPSTVVNDECVGEEDMSLDSDDGEPPTISDTSEQNPDVEKEKPPQPPPPEMEEFRPPLPDQQATPERTPTLSDYSALKTAISQFKASNQIGMGPSDIGSLSPGGFPVNPHQSFLCPSASWSSYTGSSSYAASPAYPASPCSSTQEQEYRPTASATVPTPPLKATAGPLANLASLPLEVKPPPPPHLMMLGHTYGSDTGGAGAAGSSPLTTPLPYTDHSDTVQPGYMAGIPKNASGTPTQHTDRTLSGPGEGVWGSTGTSTCKTANSQGMVPSGSLDPSGLPKSGETLRGSTPGSQGGRTQVNCADNLGASVGIPTVATRGGSVVRPKLPPHPMCGMGYGSIGGIPGQMDHGPMRGAMGPGSSGSYRGRGVPPIGLWPRPGRGHERGDRTGGGPCSWGYPAGRGGSQDYYSDYTYTHNYAPE, encoded by the exons ATGGCCCTGAACCCCAACGCGGTGGGGAAAAAGGACTCAGAATGTACCGACACGGGCGATCTGCAACCGGAGGGAGGCGAACCCCACAAGAAGTCAGCCGCCACCTCGGCCACAGCCAACCAAAATGGCGATCAGCCTGGATGTGGAGACAGTGTAATGCCCGAACAAAAAGCCCCTGAGCGGCAGAGGAGCGTGCAGGCGGACGCCCGGAGCTTTAGCAGCTCTCCCTTGCCAGGCCAGAAACCGACGGAGGAGCTGCCACGGAGAAATTTCCAAATCCCGAGGAAGACTAGAGAGCGGAGAG GCTTGTACCAGTTTCTGCCCCCTGACAGCCGGGAGTTTGAGGACCTTGTGAAGATTGTCTCCTCATTTTACTTAGACTCATCATCACGAGGAACCTTCTCCTACTGCAAGGCCAGGCTCATTCACAATGAGCTGCTGGAGAAAGAG TTCATCGAGAAGCGGAGAGAGATGAAGCAGGAGGGGCGGACCGAACAAGAACTGACTGAGTCGTACTGCTTCCTTTATCCCGACAAATCCAAG CTTCAGTGGATCTGTGAGAAGGGTTTGTCGGTCGGGCACTCCAGGATAACTACACTAGGAAATCCATCAGTGG GTGTTTATCTCTCGAAATATTCCGATTTGTTACAAATCAATCCATTTGAAGTGGGCTCATTTGGAGACATGATCGTTTTTAAAGTTATGAGG GGCCGAATAAAGCACATCCATGAGAACACGCCTAAGAACGCTATAGAACCTACACCCAAGTTTGACTGTCATTTGTCGAAAAGTGCCAATAGGGTTACGTCTTTGCTGTCTTACAGGGCTTTTGAGCTCACGCAg CAATATTTTTTCGAGTTTGCATTCGATGAGATCAAGGCACGGCCCAGGCACGTGTGCCCCTACGCTGTGGTTTCCTTTCAGTACAAAGGCAAGGAGGCTGCAGCGACTCCAATGACTGCACACAG GTTTAACACTATTTCCCCtgaaggaagtagag GGAAAAGCTGCTACACCGTGTGGAGTGGTCCACTGGTGAACAAGGGCCAGGAGTTATTCCCAATCAGTTTACGATCCTCCTCGCGCCCATATCTACCTTTCAAACT GCCTGAGAAGCTGGAGGTGGATCGGGGTATGCAGCTCGACCAGGTGAAGCGAAAGATTCCCTCTGTGCTTTTTTGTTGGGACACCTACAGCGCATCACGGGAAG TAATGAAGTGTGGGATGTCCTGCAGCCTGTTTGAGGTGGTGGATGGAAAAGGCAAACCGACCAGCGGCAGCTTGGCAGCACTGATCAACAAACTGGAGAGGGACAGGATG GTGCTGGTGAAGTCCTTGTTTGACAGGGGTTTTCTCTTCCTGCTGTCCTCGGCTCAGATGGTTGAGTCCAAAG aGCGGCGGGGGCGGACTGAGAAGAACCTGCAAGCATTATTCATCTTTCAGGAGTCAAGGGTGGTTGTCAAGTATT CATCCAGACTATTCGAGCCTGAGCCGTTGACGGCGGAGCCACAGCCTGCTACCCTGTCTTCCATGGAGCCCTTCATCCCTGCTCTGCACTACGCTCTTTTCAAGTTGCGCCCCAACCCAGGCAAGGACTTGAGCTCTGGGGTGGAGCGACAGGCCACTGATTACTTAACTCGCATGGATTCAGGAACGGTTCGACCATTCATCCTGCCTGACTACAAATATAATGTGGACGATCGGACCAACCCGCTCCCGGTGCCCAGACCCAAATTTAACATGGATGCTGTGCTACGTTCTTATGTTCACAACCCTGCCAACTATATTTTACCTTTGAACAAGGCGAAGGACATCATTGAAAGAATACGGAACCCAGTACCCATCCCCGTTCCCATCCCCACACCTGCCCCGGCCCCAGTGGAATACAGCCCTGTTTCTGACTGGGGCGGCTCAGACAGGGGCTCAGACAGGTCAGAGAAACCCCAAGAAAGGCTACCCCAGGAGAGGCCACCTTCAGAAAGGCCAGCCCAGGAGAAGCCGCCTTCAGACAGCAGCAGACGGAGGCCGGGGTTGGCCCATTCAAACGGGGCCCAGATACAGCACAAACCACACATTGAGCCCCAGCctcagccccagaggttgcggCTTTCCCAGAATGAGTACGATAAAGACAAGATGAAACAGTTGCTCAAGCTGATTCAACTTCATAAAAAAGCACTAGTGAAGGATCCTGGGAAGGAAAGGGGCGAGGACGGGGCGTGGGACTCCAACAGTCTGAAGAGGAAATTTGAGGGAGATGAGAGGGGAGGCGTGAACAAACACCAACGCACAGATCCGCTGAGCAACGGGGAGCCCAGTAGAG GAGCACAAGCAGATGAGATTGGAGATGAGGGCGGACAGAGTGACAatctgacagcagtgatggAAAGCATGGGCATCTATGACACTGACCTGAGGGCCTGTGGCAACACCCATTCCTCAGCAGTCAACGAGACCCAGCGCCTTCTCAAGATCCTGTTGGCCACTCTAAACAAAGCCGTAGCTCAGGGTTCAATGCCTGCGCAGTCAAACCACGGTGAACCCTCGACGGGTCCAGGGGCAGGGGAACCTGCTTTCTCTGACCCAGATCTTAGGAAACAAAATGAGCCAGCATCACAAACAAACTACATGGAG GAGGACATGGACTGTAGCCCTGGAAGTCCATTCAGCGCAGGATCCCCACCAGACCAAGCTCACACCTCAGACAACCCGACCTGGGTTATCCCCACCAATGAAG ACAAAGCACAGCCTCTTCCTGAGCAGAAGCCCCAGCCTGAGCCAGAGCCAGAGGCTGTGACAGCGGCAGACAGCCACCCAGAGCCGAAGACGCCTACAATCGTGGAAGTTAAAAAGGCGACTGCACCACCTACGTTACCAGTGGTGGAGGAGGTTCCTTTCAGGCCCTCCATCAGCCTGGACACCATACTCAACCAGGAAATTCACAGCCTCACAtctgacattaaaaacatcatgcaGACAAACCGCATCTGCTATACCTCGCAGCTACCCCCGCGGTTGCCCCCCCGCCACTGCTGGCTGCCCAACAGTTGCTTCTCAGACTTTGTTGTACCCTACGTGTCCCCTGTCCCCGTTCAAGCGGATGTTAAAGCACTGTGTGAGAAGATGGACAAGTTGATCCCAGCCCCACCTGCTCCCTCCAAGGTCACTTCTCCACCTCCCCCAGTGACAACATCTAATCTTACAACACCATCCCCCACCCCCATCCAGAATCCAAAAACTAAAGTCGAGCCCTCCCTGTCAAAGAGCAGCAACTCCTCTCAGAGTGGCAAACTAGGCACTGTCAAAGAAGCGGCATCCACTAAGACTAAAACAGAAGCCGCGTCAGCAGAGTTGGGGGGAGAGATGTATTCTCCCTCTCAAGTCACAGCAGACTCTCCAGAGAACAACTCCCAAAACCCAGGCACTGCTTCTGGCGCTGGGACTGGATTGCTGGCTGGCAGCCTCATTGGTCAGCTGAAGCCTGAGGTTTTCAGCAGCCTTGTGGAGATCTTTAAGGACGTCACAAAGAATACGGTGAAATTCTACATCTACTCTGCGGACGAGGGGGAGGAGAGCACTGTCTGCAAAGAGATTAAG GAGTACTTGAAGAGTCTTGGCAACAGTGAGTGCAGCCCACAGACATTTCTAGAAAACAGTGGGAGTTTAGATaagctcctcatcatcattcAGAACGAGGACATCGCTGCGCACGTGCACAAG ATCCCGGCACTGGTGTCTTTGAAGAAACTGCCTTCAGTGAGCTTCGCTGGAGTCGACACTCTGGACGATGTCAAGAACCACACTTATAATGAGCTGTTTGTGTCCGGAGGCTTCATGGTGTCTGATGAGTTTGTCCTTAACCCTGACCTTATCACACAGG ATCGTTTGCAGGGGTTGCTGAAGTTCTTGGAGGAGCAGAGCACCCCTGAACACCCCTGGCAGTGGAAGGTGCACTGCAAGTCCCAGAAGAAGCTTAAAGAACTGGGGAG GTTAAACACCAACGCCATGGGCCTGCTAAACCTTCTCACAGCCTATCAGAAGAAGCACCTCGTAGAGTTCCTCCCTTATCACGAGTGTGACACCCAGTCACGTCAGGCTCCAGATCTGGACTGCCTGATCAAGCTCCAAGCTCAGCACACGCAGCAGCGGCACCTTATCTTCCTCACAG agAGGCCGTTTGAGATGTTCCTACAGTACTCCAGAAATGGAATAGTGATAGCGAGCATTGATGACATTATGAGCGGTTTTCACAGCCTGATTGGCTCCATCAATCAAAATGAGCTTCCAACGCCGCCCTCTACTG TAGTGAATGATGAGTGTGTGGGAGAGGAGGACATGTCATTAGACTCTGATGATGGTGAGCCACCCACCATATCAGATACCTCAGAACAGAATCCGGATGTTGAGAAGGAAAAGCCTCCACAGCCGCCCCCACCGGAGATGGAGGAGTTTCGTCCTCCGCTCCCAGACCAGCAGGCCACCCCTGAGAGAACTCCAACGCTGTCTGACTATAGTGCTCTTAAAACGGCCATCTCTCAGTTCAAAGCCTCCAACCAGATAGGGATGGGCCCTTCAGACATTGGCAGCTTGTCACCAGGAGGTTTTCCTGTGAATCCCCACCAGAGCTTCCTGTGTCCTTCAGCCTCGTGGTCATCCTACACCGGTTCTTCTAGCTATGCGGCCTCTCCGGCCTATCCCGCCTCGCCCTGCAGCAGCACTCAGGAGCAGGAGTATCGCCCCACAGCTTCTGCCACAGTCCCTACGCCCCCTCTCAAGGCCACAGCAGGACCTCTAGCCAACTTGGCTTCCCTCCCTTTGGAGGTCAAACCTCCCCCTCCACCTCACCTCATGATGCTGGGTCACACATACGGTTCAGATACTGGAGGAGCTGGGGCTGCTGGGTCGTCTCCGCTCACCACCCCCCTCCCCTACACAGACCACAGTGACACAGTCCAGCCAGGTTACATGGCTGGCATTCCTAAAAATGCTAGCGGGACCCCCACGCAACATACTGATAGAACACTCAGTGGACCTGGGGAGGGTGTGTGGGGGTCAACAGGGACCAGCACTTGTAAGACTGCCAACAGCCAGGGCATGGTCCCCTCTGGCTCATTAGACCCCAGTGGGCTCCCTAAGAGTGGGGAAACCCTAAGAGGCAGCACCCCTGGTAGTCAGGGGGGCAGGACTCAGGTGAACTGCGCTGACAACCTCGGAGCTTCTGTGGGTATTCCCACAGTGGCCACCAGGGGGGGCTCGGTAGTCAGACCTAAGCTGCCTCCACATCCAATGTGTGGTATGGGTTATGGCAGTATAGGTGGCATACCTGGACAGATGGATCATGGGCCTATGCGGGGTGCTATGGGTCCTGGTTCTTCAGGGAGTTACCGAGGGAGAGGAGTCCCACCAATAGGACTTTGGCCTCGGCCAGGACGAGGACATGAACGGGGGGACAGGACTGGAGGTGGACCCTGCTCTTGGGGTTACCCAGCAGGCAGGGGTGGGTCACAGGATTACTACTCGGActacacatacactcacaattATGCCCCTGAATAG